One Candidatus Kuenenbacteria bacterium HGW-Kuenenbacteria-1 genomic region harbors:
- a CDS encoding 50S ribosomal protein L27, which yields MAHKKAGGSTALGRDSQGQRLGVKLYGGQIAKAGSIIIRQRGTKIHPGENVKKGKDDTLFAVCKGKVVFTARKLMKFNGKLKETKIVNVIS from the coding sequence ATGGCACATAAAAAAGCAGGTGGATCAACCGCGTTGGGTCGCGATTCACAAGGACAACGTTTGGGAGTTAAATTATATGGCGGACAAATCGCTAAAGCGGGCAGTATTATTATTCGTCAAAGAGGAACTAAAATTCATCCAGGAGAAAATGTTAAAAAAGGAAAAGATGACACTCTTTTTGCCGTCTGTAAAGGAAAGGTAGTTTTTACTGCTCGAAAATTAATGAAATTTAATGGAAAACTTAAAGAAACAAAAATTGTTAATGTAATTTCCTAA
- a CDS encoding arginine--tRNA ligase, which yields MLQHLKDQIKKIVLKKFGIKIKSEKIVIEQPPEAKMGDFCFSCFLLAKEIKKFPKEIAESLAQEIKCDKIIKEIKNTGPYLNFFIHREIFFENIYKKLHEKKKQKISSKQIIIEFSSPNTNKPLHLGHFRSSILGMSLANLLEENNYQVIKANSVNDRGIHICKAMLAYQKWGENKTPTNEKIKGDHFVGNFYVMFDKKAKKEQEKKSLEKITETNLYKEALEMLKKWEQGDVEIMKLWKKMNKWVLYGFKKTYQRIGINFDQWYFENQTYKVGQEIILKALKKGICYQREDKAIEIDLTQYGLDKKVLLRADGTSVYMTQDIGLAKLKFSQFKLDQSIILTGTEQIYHFQVLFKILELLNFKWQKKCIHLVHEMVNLPEGKMKSREGIVVDSDNLLNEMCEMAQIEIKKRDQNISLKELRQRAEKISLAAIKFHLLKVNPKQRIIFNPKQSLSFEGATGPYLQYTYARIQSILKKLMLGGSTSKYKHINFSYLKEEEEWEIGKRIFEFSDVIKKAALDYNPAILAEYLLKLASSFNKFYHQHSVIKAESEKVQKARLALIQCGAIVLKKGLNLLGIEEIEKM from the coding sequence ATGCTCCAACATTTAAAAGATCAAATTAAAAAAATTGTTTTAAAAAAATTTGGCATTAAAATTAAAAGCGAAAAAATAGTTATTGAACAACCACCTGAAGCAAAAATGGGGGATTTTTGTTTTTCTTGTTTTTTATTAGCAAAAGAAATAAAAAAATTTCCAAAAGAAATTGCTGAAAGTTTGGCGCAAGAAATTAAATGCGATAAAATAATAAAAGAAATAAAAAATACTGGCCCTTATTTAAATTTTTTTATTCATAGAGAAATATTTTTTGAAAATATTTATAAAAAGCTACATGAAAAAAAGAAACAAAAAATTTCATCAAAACAAATAATAATTGAATTTTCTTCGCCCAATACCAATAAACCATTGCATCTAGGACATTTTCGAAGCAGTATTTTGGGTATGAGTCTGGCTAATTTATTAGAAGAAAATAATTATCAAGTGATTAAAGCCAATTCAGTTAATGATCGAGGTATTCATATTTGTAAGGCAATGTTGGCTTATCAAAAATGGGGAGAAAATAAAACACCAACAAATGAAAAAATTAAAGGTGATCATTTTGTGGGAAATTTTTATGTAATGTTTGATAAAAAGGCAAAAAAAGAACAAGAAAAAAAAAGTTTAGAAAAAATTACAGAAACAAATCTTTATAAAGAAGCTTTAGAAATGCTTAAAAAATGGGAGCAAGGAGATGTGGAAATAATGAAATTATGGAAAAAAATGAACAAATGGGTGTTATATGGGTTTAAAAAAACGTATCAGCGAATTGGAATAAATTTTGATCAATGGTATTTTGAAAATCAAACTTATAAAGTAGGTCAAGAAATAATTTTAAAAGCTTTAAAAAAAGGGATTTGTTATCAAAGAGAGGATAAAGCCATAGAAATTGATTTGACTCAATATGGTTTGGATAAAAAAGTGTTATTGCGCGCAGACGGAACAAGCGTTTATATGACTCAAGATATTGGATTGGCAAAATTAAAATTTAGTCAATTTAAATTAGATCAATCAATTATTCTTACTGGCACTGAACAAATTTATCATTTTCAGGTTTTATTTAAAATTTTGGAACTGTTAAATTTTAAGTGGCAAAAAAAATGTATTCATTTAGTTCATGAAATGGTCAATTTACCAGAAGGAAAAATGAAATCACGCGAAGGCATAGTAGTAGATTCTGATAATTTATTAAATGAGATGTGTGAAATGGCTCAAATAGAAATTAAAAAGAGAGATCAAAATATTTCTCTTAAAGAATTGCGACAAAGAGCAGAAAAAATTAGTTTGGCTGCAATAAAATTTCATTTATTAAAAGTAAATCCAAAACAAAGAATTATTTTTAATCCCAAACAGTCTCTTTCTTTTGAAGGAGCAACTGGACCATATTTACAATACACTTATGCGCGAATTCAAAGTATTTTAAAAAAATTAATGCTTGGAGGTTCAACCTCTAAATATAAACATATAAATTTTTCTTATTTAAAAGAAGAGGAAGAATGGGAAATAGGAAAACGAATTTTTGAGTTTTCTGATGTTATAAAAAAAGCAGCGTTAGATTATAATCCAGCAATTTTAGCTGAATATCTTTTAAAATTGGCTTCAAGTTTTAATAAATTTTATCATCAACATTCAGTTATTAAAGCTGAATCAGAAAAAGTGCAAAAAGCCCGTTTAGCGCTTATACAATGCGGAGCAATTGTTTTAAAAAAAGGATTAAATTTATTAGGTATTGAAGAGATAGAAAAAATGTGA